The Capra hircus breed San Clemente chromosome 22, ASM170441v1, whole genome shotgun sequence DNA segment AGGCTGCGAACTGGCCCACGGCCAGCGCCGGAGCCAGGGCTGCTTTGCCCCAGGGCGGGCGAGGCCGGAGGGGCGGCAAGATGGAGAGGCGACTGTCCAGAGAGTCGGAGCGCGGCCGGGAGCCGCGTGCGGGTCGTGGGGGCCGCAGGGCGGCCCGGCGCGCTACGAGGAAGATGCTGCCGTAGGCGCCGAGCAGCAGGAGGGCGGGCAGCGCGAAGGCCAGCAGCGCCCAGAGCGGCCGGAAGGGCCCGAGCCCCCCCGCCAGGACCGAGCAGCgagccggggccgggggcggtgCGGGCGGCGGCCCGAGCAAGGAGAGCGCGCCCAGCAGCCCGGCGGCCGCCCACACGGCCGTGAGCACGAGGCTGGGCggaggccgcgcgccgggccgcaGCGGATGAACTATGAGGCGGTAGCGCGCCAGGCCGAGCGCCGCCACGCCGAGCGTGCAGGCGGGCAGCAGCGCCGCCGAGAGGAAGCGCGCCGCGCGGCAGGGTGCGGGGCCCAGGCGCACGCGGCCCAGCCCCGGCGGCGGAGCGGCCAGCAGGCCCAGCGGCATGATGGAGGCGGCCGCCAGCAGGTCCACGACGCACAGGTGCACGAGGTAGAGAGCGTCGCGCAGTCCCGGCGTGCGCAACACCAGCACCAGCAGCGCGCCGTTGCCCAGCAGTGCCGCCGCCTCCACGAGAGCCGCCAGGATCAGTCCCATCGAGGCTGCGACTTCTGGGGCGCTCAGCCCTGTGGCGTTGGCCATTCGAGCGCTTAGGCTTCGCCCTGtgctgggaggcagagagagagagatggagcttTCCCTTCCCCGTCCCCCATTACCTTCATTCCCATCGCCCACCATCCATCCCTCGCTCCCCTGGCCTCTCACCTCACAGGCTGCCCAGGCGCTGGCTCAGACGCCCGGGCTGCCATCCTTCTGGGGGCTTGCCTGGCCCCATGGAAGGGTGCAAGCCGGGGACTGTGGCTCTCTCTTCCACACCAGCGACTCAGCCCCTGCTGGAGATGGTACCGGCTGTCACTCTGATGCTGCCCTTTAGAGACACACAGAGCTGGCAAGGGAGGGGCAGGGCCTGGCACCGGCCCCCTGGGTCCTAGCAGCTGCCAGCTTGAGGCTGGAGACTGTGCTGTGGAAATGCTGGGGGTGCCTGGGGAAGGAGGCCCGGAGCAGCCATAGGCTTGAGTGCAGACTGAGGACGTTGGAGTGTAGGCTTTGGAGTCAGCCAGGTCCTATTCTGCTTTTTCCAGGCAGAAAGTCTGCTCTCTTATGCCATCCTCCTCAATGAGGGTAATTGGATCATTCAGCCTTGGTACTGAGGGGAACCTGAGGTACCAGGGACAAAAGAGCTGGGAGACCCCTAAGTACCCTCTGGTCCTCAGGAGGGCTAGTTCTGTAGGTAAAGTGAGGGGGGAAGCACAggacttggcacatagtaggctgcTTTGCTGGTATTAGCTTGGCACAGAATAGGTGCTTCAAGACACTGTGGAATTAATGAGAGGAAGCCTTAGAGGCAACTAAAggctttttttggttgtttttgctGTTAGCAAATGAGTCCACTTCTGCTAAGAACACCCTGAGTTTTCTTTAGGAAGCTACCTTCCCCAACTCTCAGGACATGTGGTTTGGGTAAGATCCTAACCTTTCATATCATACTCCAGGCACAAAAACCCAGCCCTAGCCATGATGTGGCACCTCCCGAACAAGGTATTGGCTCAGGGAAAGATGTGACTCCAATGGGGATATGTCGTCCAGTCCCATGGCAAAACCCCATCTATACCCTGATAGCTTGCTTTGAAGCTCCTTCCTCTCCTTGAAGCCCGGTCTGGATGCCCAGGTGCCTCTTCAACCTCACTCCCGTACAGAAACTACTGGGCATCTCAAAAGTTCTACACCCCAAAATAGGGCCTGACTCACGGCCCCAACCCCAACTTTCTCCACAGAATCTTCCCCTTCTAAGTAAATGCCGTCTCAGAAGTTTCCAACGACACCTCCCTTTCCCACTCACCCCACATCCAAATGATCAACCTGTCTAAATTCAGCCACGTCTCATCGCCATTATGTTCCCAGGCACTGCCAACCCTCACCTGGACCATTGCAGCGTCTTCCTCACTGATCTCCTGATCTTCGTTCCTGCACCTCATGATGGTCATTTGTCTGTTTGCCCTTAGATCCACTCCCATATTCCCCAGCACTCCTCTGCCTTCCAAGAAACTgatttcccaggctcctctgtcagttggttttggggtagattcAGCCAATGGAAGTTACCAGCAGAACTGGAGGGTGGCAGGAGGGAAGAAGCCAGGGTATTTTTCCTCTCATGCTCAGCCTGGATCTGTCTCTGTGGAAGACTTCATCTCCCTCCATAGCCCTGGCTCCCTTCAGGCAGCCCCCTATGGGATTCTggcacctgctggaggagcccagtCTTGGGCATTGGAATTCCATTATCCTTCCAACCTAAGAATGGTAGCAACTTCCTGCTCTTGCTAATCCCGGGATTGACTCACCAGCCCCTCTGGTAGTTCAGCTCCTTCTTTGTATCAAATTCTTCTTGTCTGGAATACATAGAGTGATTTGTGTTTTGTTGATTGGATCTTGACTGACAACATAGATCCACCCTCTATGCAGCTGGCCAAAGTGGATCTCTTTAAAGACAAATCGGCTTTAAAAAAGAGATCAGGTGGTGATTCTGCACTCATCTCTCCAAGAGCTTCCTATCATCAAAACAGAATCTCAGCTCCTCTGTGCTGAGATTGCCTGCTCACCTTTCTGACCTCACCCGCCTCCTCCTTGCCTCCCATACTTCCAGCCATGCAGTCTTTGTGCTGGTCCCACATGTCAAACTCCTTTTCCCTTGAGGAAGTTTGCATGTGCTGTTTCTTCCGTCAGAACACCCTTCCCCCAGATCTCTTCATCGCTCGGTCTCTCACCTAATTCAGGTCTCTGCCTTCAGTGACCATCTTTCCTAAAATTGTTCCGCTTTCGCATCAATACTTCTTTaacccagttttatttttcttactggcCCTTTTCCTACTTGAAATTGCATTTCATATCTACGCACATGCTGCTTACAGCCTGTTTTACTAGAATGCAAGCCCCTTGGTAGCAGGCACCTTATCTGTGCCTTGCTTGTGCCTGTGTCTTGCAGGCACACAGTCCGCACCGGCACAGATCTGGGTGGCAGACAACAGGGCATGGATCTCTGGGTTTAACTCACCTACTGCCGGAATTTGAAGGGCCCTGGTCCAGTTCTCTGTTAGTTGGATGAGACTGGTGCTCAGAGAGGGAAGGAGTGTGTTCTAGATTACCCAGCTGAGTTGTACCTGGAATCTGGGTCACCTGCTTCCTATGTTCCGTCCACACAGTCACTACTTCCCGTACCTGACCACAACTTTGATGTGCGTATTTGCCTCTAGGAGGTGAATCTGAGGACCTGgttcagaggaaagagagagcaTTGGCTTTCCCACTGCCCAGTTAGGCCTGTAGGGCCTAGGGAGGACTCAGCAGGACTAGatgggaaagaaaatgagaacaggTGCCTGGGGAAGGCAATAGGCAGGGATGGGGACTATGGTGGGTTAGGGAGTGCATTCTCCCTCCAAAATTGTTCAACTAAATTAACAGTGAAAACATTTGGTAgtttatcatctttttttttttt contains these protein-coding regions:
- the GPR62 gene encoding probable G-protein coupled receptor 62; translation: MAARASEPAPGQPVSTGRSLSARMANATGLSAPEVAASMGLILAALVEAAALLGNGALLVLVLRTPGLRDALYLVHLCVVDLLAAASIMPLGLLAAPPPGLGRVRLGPAPCRAARFLSAALLPACTLGVAALGLARYRLIVHPLRPGARPPPSLVLTAVWAAAGLLGALSLLGPPPAPPPAPARCSVLAGGLGPFRPLWALLAFALPALLLLGAYGSIFLVARRAALRPPRPARGSRPRSDSLDSRLSILPPLRPRPPWGKAALAPALAVGQFAACWLPYGCACLAPAAQAAAAEAAVTWIAYSAFAAHPFLYGLLQRPVRRTLGRLARRALPRSPRACASRAWHPRALLQHLRRPPEGPALGPSEAPDQGRDLTERESLSMSEAT